A stretch of Camelina sativa cultivar DH55 chromosome 18, Cs, whole genome shotgun sequence DNA encodes these proteins:
- the LOC104761844 gene encoding bifunctional dethiobiotin synthetase/7,8-diamino-pelargonic acid aminotransferase, mitochondrial: MLPVTATLLRHRLRHLRHRIRFYSTAVSPSPPPPHSFHLPLNHPTYLIWAANTSLGKTLVSTGIAASFLLQQPTSLPAGKLLYLKPVQTGFPSDSDSRFVYSKLDSLSLRRRIPLSISNSVLRSSLPAAESMQLNVEVSNSGMCDLNFREEKMVTGAPELLCKTLYAWEAAISPHLASERENATVEDSVVLRMIEKCLTEEMGSEKSDLLCLVETAGGVASPGPSGTLQCDLYRPFRLPGILVGDGRLGGISGTIAAYESLKLRGYDIAAVVFEDHGLVNEVPLTSYLRNKVPVLVLPPIPKDPSDDLIEWFLESDSVFKDLKERMVLAYLARLERLNGMAKQAGEIFWWPFTQHKLVHEEGVTVIDSRCGENFSIFKASDNSSLTQQFDACASWWTQGPDPAFQAELAREMGYTAARFGHVMFPENVYEPALKCAELLLEGVGKGWASRVYFSDNGSTAIEIALKMAFRKFCVDHDFCEATEEEKHIEVKVLALRGSYHGDTLGAMEAQAASPYTGFLQQPWYTGRGLFLDPPTVFLSNGAWNLSLPECFSEIPPEEYGTFTTRDEIFDKSRDTSILATIYSAHVSKHLQEYSGVRQSTHVGALIIEPVIHGAGGMHMVDPLFQRVLVNECRNRKIPVIFDEVFTGFWRLGVETTTELLSCTPDIACFAKLLTAGMVPLAVTLATDAVFDSFSGDSKLKALLHGHSYSAHAMGCATAAKAIEWFKDPETNHNITSQRTLKELWDEELVQQISYHSAVQRVVVLGTLFALELKADASNSGYASLYAKSLLEMLREDGIFTRPLGNVIYLMCGPCTSPEICRRLLTKLYKRLGEFNRR, translated from the exons ATGTTACCCGTAACCGCCACTCTCCTCCGCCACCGTCTCCGGCACTTGCGCCACCGTATCAGATTCTACTCCACCGctgtttctccttctcctcctcctcctcactcTTTTCATCTACCTCTCAATCACCCTACCTACTTAATTTGGGCAGCCAACACTTCTCTAGGCAAAACCCTCGTCTCTACAGGCATCGCCGCCTCTTTCCTCCTCCAACAACCTACTTCACTCCCTGCCGGAAAACTCCTCTATTTGAAACCTGTACAGACTGGTTTCCCTTCCGATTCCGATTCTCGTTTCGTCTACTCTAAGCTCGATTCGCTCTCTCTCCGTCGCCGAATCCCTCTTTCTATCTCCAACTCTGTTCTCCGTTCTTCACTCCCCGCCGCAGAGTCTATGCAATTAAATGTTGAAGTCAGTAATAGTGGGATGTGTGATTTGAATTTCCGGGAGGAGAAGATGGTCACCGGTGCGCCGGAACTTTTGTGCAAGACGTTGTATGCTTGGGAGGCAGCTATCTCTCCGCATTTAGCTTCGGAGAGAGAAAACGCGACGGTTGAAGACTCCGTCGTGCTACGGATGATTGAAAAGTGTTTGACGGAAGAGATGGGAAGCGAGAAATCGGATTTACTATGTTTGGTGGAGACTGCCGGTGGAGTTGCTAGCCCTGGACCATCGGGAACTCTTCAGTGCGATCTCTACAG GCCTTTTAGATTGCCCGGAATTTTAGTTGGAGATGGTCGGCTCGGTGGTATCTCGGGGACTATTGCAGCTTACGAGAGTTTGAAACTTCGAGGATATGATATTGCTGCTGTTGTTTTTGAAGATCATGGCCTTGTTAATGAAGTTCCATTAACGTCATATCTAAGAAACAA GGTACCGGTGCTTGTGCTTCCGCCTATTCCTAAGGACCCTTCAGATGATCTTATTGAATGGTTTCTCGAATCTGATTCTGTGTTTAAAGATTTAAAAGAGAGAATGGTATTAGCTTATTTGGCGAGATTAGAAAGATTGAACGGCATGGCCAAGCAAGCAGGAGAGATTTTCTGGTGGCCATTTACTCAGCATAAACTTGTGCATGAAGAAGGTGTGACGGTTATAGACTCCAGATGTGGTGAAAATTTTTCAATATTCAAG GCTTCCGATAACAGTTCTCTTACTCAGCAATTTGATGCTTGTGCAAGCTGGTGGACACAGGGGCCAGATCCTGCTTTCCAG GCTGAGCTTGCTAGAGAAATGGGTTACACTGCTGCTAGGTTCGGGCATGTTATGTTCCCTGAGAATGTATATGAACCTGCCTTGAAATGCGCTGAGCTCTTATTAGAGGGAGTGGGAAAAG GCTGGGCTTCTCGAGTGTACTTCTCGGATAATGGATCCACAGCAATCGAAATTGCCTTGAAGATGGCATTTCGTAAGTTTTGTGTTGATCATGATTTTTGCGAGGCTACAGAAGAGGAAAAGCATATAGAGGTTAAG GTTCTAGCTCTTCGGGGGTCTTACCATGGGGATACGTTAGGAGCTATGGAAGCACAAGCAGCATCACCTTATACAGGCTTTCTCCAGCAACCGTG GTACACTGGAAGAGGCCTGTTTCTGGATCCTCCTACCGTCTTTCTCTCCAACGGAGCTTGGAATCTCTCCCTTCCTGAATGTTTTTCTGAAATCCCCCCAGAAGAATATGGAA CCTTCACCACCCGTGATGAGATTTTTGACAAGAGCAGAGACACCTCAATTCTTGCAACAATATATTCGGCCCATGTATCGAAGCATTTACAAGAGTATTCGGGAGTTAGGCAATCTACCCATGTTGGAGCACTGATAATAGAACCAG TAATTCATGGTGCTGGGGGAATGCACATGGTTGATCCGCTTTTCCAAAGAGTTCTAGTCAATGAGTGCCGGAATAGAAAAATTCCAGTCATTTTCGATGAAGTGTTCACAGGATTCTGGCGTCTTGGAGTAGAG ACTACTACTGAACTTCTCAGTTGCACACCGGACATAGCATGCTTCGCCAAATTGTTGACTGCTGGAATGGTTCCTTTGGCTGTCACTCTTGCCACAGATGCTGTATTTGATTCATTTTCTGGAGATTCTAAG CTCAAAGCCTTGCTTCATGGTCACTCATACTCGGCTCATGCCATGGGTTGCGCAACAGCTGCCAAAGCCATCGAGTGGTTCAAAGATCCAGAGACTAATCATAACATCACTTCACAAAGAACATTAAAAGAG CTGTGGGATGAAGAACTAGTGCAACAAATATCATATCACTCAGCGGTTCAAAGGGTGGTTGTATTAGGAACCCTATTTGCTCTAGAACTAAAAGCAGATGCTTCCAATTCCGG GTATGCTTCGTTGTATGCAAAGTCTCTACTTGAGATGCTCAGAGAAGACGGAATCTTCACTCGCCCTCTCGGAAACGTCATCTATCTCATGTGTGGCCCTTGCACGTCGCCTGAAATCTGCCGCCGTTTACTCACTAAGCTCTACAAAAGGCTCGGAGAATTCAacagaagatga
- the LOC104761846 gene encoding uncharacterized protein LOC104761846: MDSGSVNSSSVTSPVSSLNDEPHRVKFLCSFSGSILPRPQDGKLRYVGGETRIVSVNRDIRYEELMIKMRELYDGAAVFKYQQPDEDLDALVSVVNDDDVTNMMEEYDKLGSGDGFTRLRIFLFSSPEQDGSSHYVERDDQRESERRYVDALNNLMEGTDFRKLQQHPDSPRYDRMDEFSMMEPMLNQLSIETGGGSQRGNEIPIAQYSNLHQLRIPRVGSGQMLAPRYGEVEGTWSPYYSPRHHGHHDPRTFQEFPSSPSSARYRMPYGEIPDTGFDRMPEEYVRPAQASYHPLYEHQPQIPDSVVWVPAGAMPPESKGGFPGNVLHGGQGGYEGGNVCENCRVPYHRNHQLLEQPNIGNNGFPPVHCAQCPPNRESFLLNTDQKPTHHGAYPNETFGHERGWMVQQQVNPNTPRFEEGRPHISNVGRPNDHYTPDGPGMNYPLDKPLGGGPLNTANPSAEERGFHYGNNLYPPGPESIHSAGHSHMHPQQNIWQNVSNPIAGPPGLPMQVNGTVNQTAIRNSIENTPRYSIGVDNQNVVVGSPQRISGFDGMSSPGQPYYPNPHLQDKVFPLDPNWVPSENPTVRNEYLQVREPLSGPLLQTNLNTAPVVQAPVMQTPECVNSSVSNGVPFLDKPQPLAEGKKDMGNLEQVSPSATTPEGAELSVERLSFLPELIESVKKAALEGAAEVKAHPEEAKDQVMPELVENEPEHMNAQDEPEIDSDSDNPNNFKIEQTKAEAEARSRGLQSIRNDDLEEIRELGHGTYGSVYHGKWKGSDVAIKRIKASCFAGKPSERERLIEDFWKEALLLSSLHHPNVVSFYGIVRDGPDGSLATVAEFMVNGSLKQFLQKKDRTIDRRKRLIIAMDTAFGMEYLHGKNIVHFDLKCENLLVNMRDPQRPICKIGDLGLSKVKQKTLVSGGVRGTLPWMAPELLSGKSNMVSEKIDVYSFGIVMWELLTGEEPYADMHCASIIGGIVNNALRPKIPQWCDPEWKGLMESCWGSEPTERPSFAEISQKLRNMAAAMNLK, translated from the exons ATGGATTCAGGTTCTGTGAACTCATCTTCTGTCACTAGTCCAGTCTCTAGCTTGAACGATGAGCCCCATCGTGTTAAGTTCCTGTGTAGCTTCTCAGGAAGTATATTGCCTCGTCCTCAGGACGGGAAACTGAGGTACGTAGGTGGAGAGACGAGGATCGTCAGTGTGAATAGAGATATTAGGTATGAGGAGTTGATGATCAAGATGAGAGAGCTTTATGACGGTGCAGCTGTGTTTAAATACCAGCAGCCTGATGAGGATCTCGATGCTTTGGTCTCGGTGGTGAACGATGATGATGTTACGAATATGATGGAGGAGTATGATAAGTTAGGTTCGGGAgatgggttcactaggcttaggatctttctgttttcttctcctGAGCAGGATGGTTCTTCCCATTATGTGGAACGTGATGATCAGAGGGAATCTGAGAGGAGATATGTTGATGCTCTTAATAATTTGATGGAAGGGACAGACTTTAGGAAGCTGCAGCAACATCCTGATTCGCCTCGTTACGATCGTATGGATGAATTTTCGATGATGGAACCGATGTTGAACCAGCTGAGTATTGAGACTGGCGGTGGTAGCCAGAGGGGCAACGAGATACCTATTGCGCAGTATAGTAATCTTCATCAGCTTAGGATTCCTCGTGTGGGTTCAGGGCAGATGCTTGCACCGAGGTATGGTGAAGTAGAAGGTACATGGAGTCCTTACTATTCTCCTCGGCACCATGGACATCATGATCCCAGAACTTTCCAGGAGTTTCCATCTTCGCCTTCTTCTGCTCGTTATCGAATGCCATATGGGGAAATTCCTGATACGGGGTTTGATAGAATGCCTGAAGAGTATGTGAGGCCGGCACAAGCAAGTTATCATCCTTTATATGAGCACCAGCCTCAGATTCCTGACAGTGTGGTGTGGGTACCAGCTGGAGCAATGCCACCCGAGAGTAAAGGAGGTTTTCCTGGGAATGTTCTTCACGGTGGTCAAGGTGGCTATGAAGGTGGTAATGTATGCGAGAACTGTCGTGTTCCGTACCATAGGAACCATCAGCTTTTGGAGCAGCCTAATATAGGCAACAACGGATTTCCACCGGTACATTGTGCACAGTGTCCACCAAACAGGGAAAGTTTCCTGCTTAACACAGATCAAAAACCTACTCATCACGGAGCTTATCCAAATGAGACTTTCGGACATGAAAGAGGATGGATGGTTCAACAGCAGGTGAATCCTAATACTCCAAGGTTTGAGGAAGGAAGGCCACATATTTCTAATGTAGGAAGACCAAACGATCATTACACTCCTGATGGTCCTGGGATGAATTATCCTCTTGATAAACCACTTGGTGGCGGTCCCCTGAATACGGCCAACCCTTCTGCCGAGGAACGTGGGTTTCATTATGGGAATAATCTCTATCCTCCAGGACCTGAAAGTATCCACTCAGCAGGTCATAGCCATATGCACCCTCAGCAAAATATATGGCAGAACGTTTCAAATCCTATAGCTGGCCCTCCAGGCTTGCCCATGCAAGTCAATGGCACAGTCAATCAGACTGCTATCAGGAATTCAATAGAAAATACTCCTAGGTATTCTATTGGAGTGGACAATCAAAACGTTGTAGTTGGTTCTCCGCAAAGGATATCTGGCTTTGATGGAATGTCCTCTCCTGGCCAGCCTTACTACCCTAATCCCCATTTGCAAGATAAAGTCTTCCCTTTAGACCCAAATTGGGTGCCATCTGAGAACCCGACTGTACGTAACGAATATCTACAAGTGCGTGAGCCTTTGTCTGGGCCATTATTACAGACAAACCTCAATACTGCACCAGTTGTGCAGGCACCAGTTATGCAGACACCTGAGTGTGTTAATAGTTCTGTTTCAAACGGTGTTCCCTTCCTAGATAAGCCTCAGCCCTTAGCTGAGGGAAAGAAAGATATGGGGAATCTGGAACAAGTTAGTCCTTCTGCTACTACTCCTGAAGGGGCAGAGCTATCAGTAGAGCGTTTGAGTTTCTTGCCTGAGTTAATTGAATCTGTGAAGAAGGCGGCACTTGAAGGAGCTGCTGAGGTTAAAGCTCATCCAGAAGAAGCCAAAGATCAAGTGATGCCGGAGTTGGTGGAAAACGAACCAGAGCATATG aatGCTCAGGACGAACCTGAGATAGATTCTGATAGCGACAACCCAAACAATTTCAAGATTGAACAAACAAAGGCTGAGGCTGAAGCTCGATCCAGGGGACTACAG AGTATAAGAAACGATGATCTGGAAGAAATTCGAGAGTTAGGCCATGGAACATATGGATCTGTTTACCATGGAAAATGGAAAGGCTCAGATGTTGCAATTAAGAGAATAAAAGCCAGCTGCTTTGCAGGCAAACCTTCTGAAAGGGAACGTTTg ATAGAAGATTTTTGGAAAGAAGCCCTGTTATTGAGCTCATTGCATCACCCAAACGTTGTGTCGTTCTATGGAATAGTTCGTGATGGTCCTGATGGTTCTCTAGCAACTGTGGCGGAGTTCATGGTTAACGGATCTTTGAAACAGttcttgcagaagaaggatAG AACCATTGATCGTCGCAAAAGACTCATCATAGCCATGGATACTGCATTTGGGATGGAGTATCTGCACGGAAAGAACATAGTTCATTTCGATTTGAAGTGTGAGAATCTTCTTGTGAACATGAGAGATCCTCAGCGTCCTATATGCAAG atTGGTGATTTGGGGTTATCGAAGGTGAAACAGAAGACCCTAGTATCAGGAGGTGTTCGTGGGACTTTGCCGTGGATGGCACCTGAGCTATTGAGTGGGAAAAGCAACATGGTCTCTGAAAAG ATCGATGTTTACTCGTTTGGGATTGTAATGTGGGAATTGCTCACTGGTGAAGAACCTTACGCAGACATGCACTGTGCTTCCATAATTG GAGGTATAGTGAATAACGCATTGCGCCCTAAAATCCCACAGTGGTGTGATCCAGAGTGGAAGGGATTGATGGAAAGTTGCTGGGGGTCTGAGCCAACAGAGAGACCATCCTTTGCTGAAATATCACAGAAGCTCAGGAACATGGCTGCTGCtatgaatttgaaataa
- the LOC104761847 gene encoding transcription factor MYB36-like, translated as MGRAPCCDKANVKKGPWSPEEDVKLKDYIDKYGTGGNWIALPQKIGLKRCGKSCRLRWLNYLRPNIKHGGFSEEEDSIILSLYISIGSRWSIIAAQLPGRTDNDIKNYWNTKLKKKLLGRQKQMNRQDSISDSTENNVSNNNNKSTPQNLSNSALERLQLHMQLQNLQNPFSSFYNNPILWPKLHPLLQSTTTTTPNQISKLASQESFHPLGINVDHQNNNIKLAEINNGVSPLYSENVEQSLNPAQEFQPSFGFSQDLRLDNHNMNLMNRGHSKELFQVGNEFELTTNGSSWWSEEVELERKTTSSSSWGSASVLDQTTEGMFMLQDYAQMSYHSV; from the exons atgggaagagctCCATGCTGCGACAAGGCAAACGTGAAGAAAGGGCCATGGTCGCCGGAAGAAGATGTGAAGCTCAAGGATTACATCGACAAATATGGCACTGGTGGCAACTGGATCGCACTGCCTCAGAAAATTG GTTTGAAAAGATGTGGTAAGAGCTGCAGACTGAGATGGCTTAATTACTTAAGACCAAACATTAAACATGGTGGTTTTTCTGAGGAAGAAGACAGTATCATCTTGAGTCTCTACATTAGCATTGGAAGCCG GTGGTCCATAATTGCAGCTCAGCTTCCTGGAAGGACTGACAACGATATCAAGAATTATTGGAACacaaagctgaagaagaaacttCTTGGAAGACAGAAACAAATGAATCGTCAAGACTCCATATCCGATTCTACTGAAAACAAtgtcagcaacaacaacaataagagTACTCCTCAGAATCTGAGCAATTCAGCACTCGAGAGGCTCCAGCTTCACATGCAGCTTCAGAATCTACAAAACCCTTTCTCTAGTTTCTACAACAACCCTATCTTGTGGCCCAAGCTTCATCCATTGCTGCAGAGTACTACTACAACCACACCTAATCAAATTTCTAAGCTTGCATCTCAAGAAAGCTTCCACCCTTTGGGAATTAACGTTGATCATCAGAACAACAATATCAAGCTAGCTGAGATCAACAATGGAGTCTCGCCTCTCTATTCGGAGAACGTAGAGCAATCCCTAAACCCCGCTCAAGAGTTTCAACCTAGTTTCGGTTTTTCGCAGGACCTTCGATTAGACAATCATAACATGAACCTTATGAACAGAGGTCATTCTAAAGAATTGTTTCAAGTGGGGAACGAGTTTGAGCTAACAACGAACGGTTCGAGTTGGTGGTCAGAGGAAGTGGAACTAGAGAGGAAAACGACGTCGTCAAGTTCGTGGGGATCAGCTTCTGTTCTTGATCAGACTACTGAAGGAATGTTTATGCTTCAAGATTACGCTCAGATGAGTTACCACAGTGTGTAA
- the LOC104761848 gene encoding pathogenesis-related protein 1-like, whose translation MATSSSMTLVIVFTISLLLVAFQEVNADYYRPRPPVTPTPYVPKPRLPVPSPKPVYRPPTYPSLPAGSIARLFLDPHNALRSRLGVSPLVWDGKLASYATWWANQRRYDCSMTHSTGPYGENLFWGSGSDWTPTFAVQSWVVEGRSYDHNTNSCDGSGMCGHYTQMVWRDTKRLGCARVVCENGAGVFITCNYDPPGNYVGEKPY comes from the exons ATGGCGACCAGTTCATCAATGACCCTAGTCATTGTCTTCACAATTTCACTTCTCTTGGTCGCTTTCCAAGAAGTCAATGCAGACTATTACAGACCGAGGCCACCAGTTACCCCTACCCCTTATGTCCCTAAGCCACGGCTCCCAGTTCCGAGTCCTAAGCCTGTTTACCGGCCTCCTACTTACCCAAGTCTACCCGCTGGCTCAATCGCTAGATTGTTTCTTGACCCACATAACGCTCTTCGGTCCAGACTAG GTGTGTCTCCATTGGTTTGGGACGGCAAGCTAGCTAGCTACGCGACATGGTGGGCTAACCAAAGGCGTTACGACTGCTCAATGACCCACTCGACGGGACCATACGGTGAGAACCTGTTTTGGGGAAGTGGCTCGGACTGGACACCAACTTTTGCGGTGCAGTCATGGGTCGTTGAAGGAAGGTCCTACGACCACAACACCAACTCGTGTGACGGAAGTGGAATGTGTGGTCACTACACTCAGATGGTGTGGCGTGACACCAAAAGGCTTGGGTGCGCGCGTGTGGTGTGTGAGAATGGTGCAGGAGTTTTCATCACTTGTAACTACGACCCACCGGGTAACTACGTTGGAGAGAAGCCTTACTAA